Proteins co-encoded in one Brassica rapa cultivar Chiifu-401-42 chromosome A02, CAAS_Brap_v3.01, whole genome shotgun sequence genomic window:
- the LOC103853732 gene encoding pentatricopeptide repeat-containing protein At5g46680: MVHGLMKTSTKLLNICIDSLCKSRNLQKAESLLIDGIRLGVLPNVVTYNSLINGYSRFVGIDEAYAVTHRMREAGIKPDVSTYNSLISGAAKQLLITRAHQLFDEMLRSGLSPDMLSYNTLISLYFRVGRHGDAFRILNENVHDAGLSPGVDTYNILLDALCKSGHIDNAIELFKHVKSRVKPELMTYNILINGLCKSRRVSSANWMLRELERAGYTPNAVTYTTMLKMYFKTKMIEKGLKLFLKMKKEGYTFDGYASCAVVSALIKTGRAEEAYQCMHELVRSGRRSGDIVSYNTLLNLYFKDGDLDAVDDLLEEIESKGLKPDDYTHTIIVNGLLSIGHTGGAEKHLACLGEMGMQPSVVTCNCLIDGLCKAGHVDRAMRLFSSMEIRDEYTYTSVVHNLCKDGRLVCASKLLLLCYNKGMKIPSSARRAVLSGLRMTVSYQAARKTHHKIKAAIKSNAIADP; this comes from the coding sequence ATGGTTCATGGATTAATGAAAACCTCCACGAAGCTACTAAACATCTGCATCGATTCCCTCTGCAAATCTCGAAACTTGCAGAAAGCAGAATCATTACTCATAGACGGAATCAGACTAGGTGTCCTCCCCAACGTCGTCACTTACAACTCCTTAATCAACGGCTACTCTCGTTTCGTCGGCATCGACGAAGCTTACGCCGTAACACATCGTATGAGAGAAGCCGGAATCAAACCAGACGTCTCTACATACAACTCACTCATCTCCGGAGCTGCGAAACAGCTCTTGATAACACGCGCCCACCAACTGTTCGACGAAATGCTTCGCTCAGGTTTATCTCCAGACATGTTGAGTTACAACACTCTCATCTCTCTCTACTTCAGGGTCGGGAGACACGGAGACGCGTTTCGGATTCTGAACGAAAATGTTCATGACGCTGGGCTGTCTCCTGGTGTTGACACTTACAACATTCTTCTCGACGCGCTTTGCAAGAGCGGTCACATAGATAATGCTATTGAGCTGTTTAAGCATGTAAAGAGCCGGGTTAAACCCGAGCTCATGACTTACAACATTCTCATCAACGGTCTTTGTAAATCAAGAAGAGTTAGCTCCGCGAATTGGATGCTGAGGGAGCTTGAGAGAGCGGGGTACACTCCTAATGCTGTTACGTACACGACGATGCTTAAAATGTACTTTAAGACGAAGATGATTGAGAAAGGGCTTAAGCTTTTcttgaagatgaagaaggaagGGTATACCTTTGACGGGTACGCGAGTTGTGCAGTTGTTAGTGCTTTGATTAAGACAGGGAGAGCAGAGGAGGCGTATCAATGTATGCATGAGCTGGTGAGAAGCGGTAGACGGAGTGGAGATATTGTTTCGTACAACACGTTGTTGAATCTGTATTTTAAAGACGGGGACTTGGATGCAGTGGATGATTTACTGGAGGAGATTGAGAGTAAAGGATTGAAGCCTGATGACTACACGCATACGATTATAGTCAATGGTTTGTTGAGCATTGGACATACGGGAGGAGCTGAGAAGCATTTGGCTTGTTTGGGAGAGATGGGGATGCAGCCGAGTGTTGTCACCTGTAACTGTTTGATTGATGGGTTGTGCAAAGCGGGTCATGTAGACCGTGCGATGAGGTTGTTTTCGTCGATGGAGATTAGAGATGAGTATACTTACACTTCTGTTGTGCATAATCTATGCAAAGATGGGCGGCTTGTGTGCGCTTCGAAGCTGTTATTGTTGTGTTACAATAAAGGAATGAAGATTCCGTCGTCGGCTAGACGAGCTGTGTTGTCGGGGTTACGGATGACGGTATCTTACCAGGCAGCAAGGAAGACGCATCACAAAATCAAAGCTGCTATAAAGAGCAATGCAATAGCGGATCCTTAG
- the LOC103853735 gene encoding uncharacterized protein LOC103853735, translating to MAIENHENPNRRRSMGGGGPEEEENQWPPWLKPLLKENFFAQCNFHGHSPKNECNMYCLDCTNGGSLCPLCLEHHKDHRTIQIRRLSYHDVIRVNEIQMHLDILSVQTYVNNSAKVVFLNERPQLERVRGVRVTNACDVCSRGLADDCFCFCSLGCKVAGASRSFEKGVKHTLTELESSNNSSGVEDSIPSLQSLITSTPQRPTSTSLRKRPRKGIPHRSLLQ from the exons ATGGCGATCGAAAACCACGAGAACCCAAATCGCAGAAGAAGCATG GGAGGTGGTGGaccagaggaagaagagaaccAGTGGCCTCCATGGCTGAAACCATTACTGAAAGAAAACTTCTTTGCTCAATGCAACTTTCATGGACACTCACCTAAAAACGAATGCAACATGTATTGTTTGGACTGCACTAATGGCGGCTCCCTTTGCCCTCTCTGTCTTGAACACCACAAAGATCATCGTACCATCCAG ATAAGGAGATTGTCCTATCACGATGTGATAAGGGTCAACGAGATTCAGATGCATTTAGATATCTTGAGCGTTCAGACGTATGTGAACAACAGCGCAAAGGTTGTGTTTTTGAATGAAAGGCCTCAGCTTGAGCGCGTTAGAGGAGTTAGAGTTACTAATGCCTGCGATGTCTGTTCTCGTGGCCTTGCTGACGATTGCTTTTGCTTCTGCTCTCTTGGCTGCAAG GTAGCAGGAGCTTCTAGAAGCTTTGAGAAGGGAGTGAAGCATACTCTAACGGAATTAGAGAGTTCAAACAACAGTTCAGGAGTAGAGGATAGCATTCCAAGTCTCCAGAGTTTAATCACATCAACACCACAACGTCCTACTTCTACTTCTTTGAGAAAAAGACCAAGAAAGGGTATCCCTCACCGATCTCTACTGCAATGA